In Betta splendens chromosome 1, fBetSpl5.4, whole genome shotgun sequence, the genomic stretch AAAGCAGACTTGAGAGGCTGGCAGGGTCAGGGGCACGCGCTGCAGGAAGCTGTAATGGGCTAAATGGGTTGTACTGGACCGCGTTAAGGGAACCGTTAATGAGGCCGACTCTGCTGCAGTAGACCAGAAGTCCAGTGCTGAGTCCAGTATCTTAGCTCCGAGGGCCGGGCCTGTCACTTTAGTTTTACGAATTCCAGGAAATTCTGATCTGACGCTGAATGTCGCATCTTGTTGTAAAGCCTCTATTTACAATCGCAGGCGTGGAGCGGACTTTGACCGAGACGCGCCTCCCGCTCCGGACCGGGCTCTCCGTCGCCATGGCTACCACTGCCTTCGTTGAGGTGTCGTGAGAGTGAACAGGGCACAAGTTTTGCTTTGAAGCAAACAAACGGGGGGGGCGTCGCGTCGTCTCATGTGAGCACCGTGCTGTAGGTTGTGCAGATGTAAAGGGTCCTTCCGCGTCAGAAACCTGGTCAGAAGAGTCCCTAACGGAGCGTGGGAGCCTCCTCTGGGGATACTCCAGGCGTGCGGTGACCTCATCTCAGCCACACACTGCCCACACTGTTGCGGCAGCGGCATCAAAGGCCGCTCCACAAGTGCGCGCTTGtagcggccgcggccgccgcgcgCATGGGCCTCCGCCCGCAGCCCTTTGTCTCTGCATACGACACATCACTCTTCCTTTCCTCGGCTGCTGCTCGGCGAGTCGCAGCACGCCCTCCGCCGCGATAAGCTGCGACTCTAATCATTAACGCACCGCGCTTATTGCAGGCGAGAGTCGGACAGCGGGGGGGAAGCTGCGGTCTGCTGGTGAGAAGACATCGGAACACGGCTTCAGCCGGACTGCACAAGGCTTTGACTGCTCTCCATGTTACAGGGAAAAGATGACGGGCTTCACGGCACTGCACGTCCTCTGGCTCACGTCTGCTTTCACTTTTGCTAGAGAAGGTGAGTGAAAGCACCTGAAATATCAGTAAATGAAGCTCGTCACGTACAGTTCGAGTTAAACTAAAAGCCTGATCTGTTTGTGGTATTGCAGAGATGGTGAGGCTCCATGTGAGCCCCCGGGTCGCGGCCGCGGCCGGCCGCCCGGCCGCGCtgcgctgcagcgtctcctctgagCGGCCGAGTCACCTGCGAGTCCAGCACATGGAGTGGTCCCGGAATAAGACGACCCTGTGCTCCGTGAACAGCCGAGGAAACCTCAGCACGAACGCGCAACTCGCCCCCAGCGACTTCCACTGTGGATACGAGGATCAGCAGCTGGTCCTGGTCTTCAACAGAGTCCGGCCAATGGAGAGCGGGCGCTACGGCTGCAAGCTCCAGTCCAACCAGGGAGCCCTGCATCAGTACACGGTTCTGGAGTTAGAAGGTTAGTCCGCATTCAATTAGCGTGTGTTTTGGTAGCTTGTTAGAATCTACAGCAAGAGTTATTTGAATGTAGACCGACTCTAAATAAATTGTTTGACCTCTTCGCCGGTTTCCCACTCAGAGCACAGCGGGGGGGCTGAGGGCTACGTGACGCGCCACGGCCCCGCCTGCA encodes the following:
- the LOC114860743 gene encoding uncharacterized protein LOC114860743, with the protein product MTGFTALHVLWLTSAFTFAREEMVRLHVSPRVAAAAGRPAALRCSVSSERPSHLRVQHMEWSRNKTTLCSVNSRGNLSTNAQLAPSDFHCGYEDQQLVLVFNRVRPMESGRYGCKLQSNQGALHQYTVLELEEHSGGAEGYVTRHGPACRFRHVHPDGEVHWFHGSRRLPHDGRHGTTKRVEDGGWLSIDSHLRRNASEEPYNCSLRSAGSGRVIASALVYHTDALLEGDGGHAPSLLRNGGAAAAGAVLYISTSLLFTLQ